In one window of Candidatus Binatia bacterium DNA:
- a CDS encoding FliH/SctL family protein: MRDEFVPLDAFLRPTPREPEAAAEVPSVTRTGSECEEAIRAARRFRAGLADAVDAAVARLLPEIARAVLARELRIDPADVAAIVAGALKRFAGEKALALRAHPADVDVLADLPVTIVADGELRRGDAVLELHSGTIDLRMDSRLHAILQASA, translated from the coding sequence GTGCGTGACGAGTTCGTTCCGCTGGACGCGTTCTTGCGCCCGACGCCGCGCGAGCCCGAGGCCGCAGCCGAGGTCCCTAGCGTTACGCGCACGGGAAGCGAATGCGAAGAAGCCATTCGGGCAGCACGCCGGTTTCGCGCGGGCTTGGCGGACGCCGTCGACGCGGCGGTTGCGCGCCTGCTGCCGGAGATCGCCCGCGCCGTGCTCGCGCGCGAACTGAGAATCGATCCGGCCGACGTCGCCGCAATCGTTGCCGGCGCGCTGAAACGGTTCGCGGGCGAGAAGGCGCTGGCGCTCCGCGCACATCCGGCCGACGTCGACGTGCTTGCGGATCTGCCGGTCACGATCGTCGCCGATGGCGAGCTTCGCCGGGGGGACGCCGTGCTGGAGCTGCACAGCGGAACCATCGATCTACGCATGGATTCGCGTTTGCACGCGATCCTGCAAGCGTCGGCGTGA
- a CDS encoding flagellar hook-basal body complex protein FliE: MRVEPIVPDLPAAPDAQEDGADFMHALDAVGNSLTGATRAEDAFAYGSGTLEAAVYERARADVALSVATATAQRLTQAIQSILNMQI; this comes from the coding sequence ATGAGGGTCGAGCCCATCGTCCCGGATCTTCCGGCGGCGCCGGATGCGCAGGAGGACGGCGCAGATTTCATGCACGCGCTTGATGCGGTCGGAAACTCGCTGACGGGCGCTACTCGGGCCGAAGACGCGTTCGCGTACGGCAGCGGAACGCTCGAAGCGGCCGTCTACGAACGCGCCCGGGCCGACGTGGCGCTCTCGGTCGCGACGGCCACCGCACAGCGCCTCACGCAGGCGATCCAGTCCATCCTCAACATGCAGATCTAG
- a CDS encoding flagellar basal body rod C-terminal domain-containing protein, producing MTIDLLDAAASGMDAQRAALDVAARNVAAAEAAGPNADYARMIPDFRVIDSDDGDARVEFEGTHNERGTNVDILTEMIAVMNASRAYESDASIFDVGKTLAERTIELERL from the coding sequence ATGACGATTGACTTGTTGGATGCGGCAGCCAGCGGCATGGACGCGCAACGGGCTGCGCTCGACGTCGCCGCTCGCAACGTCGCCGCAGCGGAGGCGGCCGGACCGAACGCCGACTACGCCCGCATGATTCCCGACTTTCGCGTGATCGACTCCGACGACGGCGATGCGCGCGTCGAGTTTGAAGGCACGCACAACGAGCGAGGCACGAACGTCGACATCCTGACCGAGATGATCGCCGTGATGAACGCCTCGCGAGCATACGAATCGGACGCATCGATCTTCGACGTCGGGAAGACGCTGGCCGAGCGGACGATCGAGTTGGAACGGCTATGA
- the rpsI gene encoding 30S ribosomal protein S9 → MDQVSDVVQTTGRRKRAVARVKLALGQGLITVNGKALDDYFSRSQLLQIVRQPLEATQSGSRFDVTVKTEGGGIAGQAGAIRHGIARALLAIDESLKEPLRRNGFLTRDPREKESKKYGRKRARKRFQYSKR, encoded by the coding sequence TTGGATCAAGTCAGCGACGTCGTTCAAACCACCGGTCGCCGTAAGCGCGCCGTCGCGCGCGTGAAGCTCGCCCTCGGGCAGGGTCTGATCACGGTCAACGGCAAGGCGCTGGACGACTACTTCTCGCGATCGCAGCTGCTCCAGATCGTGCGTCAGCCGCTGGAAGCCACGCAGAGCGGTTCGCGCTTCGACGTCACGGTCAAGACAGAGGGCGGCGGCATCGCCGGGCAGGCCGGCGCGATCCGCCACGGCATCGCGCGCGCGCTGCTCGCGATCGACGAGTCGCTGAAAGAGCCGCTGCGGCGCAACGGCTTCCTGACGCGCGATCCGCGCGAAAAAGAGTCGAAGAAGTACGGCCGCAAGCGCGCGCGCAAGCGGTTCCAGTACAGCAAACGCTAA
- the rplM gene encoding 50S ribosomal protein L13 has product MRTYQQTTAQTAHGWYIVDAAGQRLGTLAVRIARTLSGKHKPTWTPHIDDGDHVVVVNAGKVELGGQKWKQKLYYRHSNYPGGLKVQTAREMADKHPERLIEKAVRGMLPTNRMRDVQLRRLNVYAGAEHPHGAQNPAPLPVSK; this is encoded by the coding sequence GTGCGCACCTATCAGCAGACGACGGCTCAGACCGCCCATGGTTGGTATATTGTGGACGCGGCGGGCCAGCGGCTCGGCACGCTCGCCGTCCGCATTGCGCGCACACTCTCGGGCAAGCACAAGCCGACCTGGACGCCGCACATCGACGACGGCGATCACGTCGTGGTCGTCAATGCCGGGAAGGTCGAGCTCGGCGGCCAGAAGTGGAAGCAGAAGCTCTATTATCGCCACAGCAACTATCCCGGCGGCCTGAAGGTGCAGACGGCGCGCGAGATGGCGGACAAGCACCCCGAGCGGCTGATCGAAAAGGCCGTGCGCGGCATGCTCCCGACCAACCGCATGCGCGACGTGCAGCTGCGCCGCCTGAACGTCTACGCCGGAGCGGAGCATCCGCACGGCGCGCAGAACCCCGCGCCGCTTCCGGTTTCGAAATAG
- a CDS encoding flagellar M-ring protein FliF C-terminal domain-containing protein produces MLALAQLLTRWNALSRVARFAASGVAIAVIAVAIGGVFLGHASRAALFAQPLHSEQLSEVEERLAGWNVAFTPTSDNVIVDAARRNDLLLRLSLAGVPHQHLFSTGEAMAGIGVLTPQSVVDAQTRAGLSGDIEAGLRGIDGVDDARVIVAPGKPAEFADEAAADTSASVRLRLRTGTQLSHEAVAGIRAFVAASVPQLLPSRVTILDDRGVALADDPRAGDAAADLQRSLQSALDGAFGDGASIVRVRAEYDGTQYSEHDVRRAPVSAQAIAAVRRSESYDASGKRYRHVEQGEDRGSETRELVSRVAAGAIKRVSTAVFVDETRALDLAKVRELAAAAVGYDARRGDTLAVEAVDFRRALVARKDAWWLLYGTIVPLAPAVILTLGLVACTRLALPPVAALIQELAERAILARASKDAEGFAPGRVRSMLEREPPHAAAAIISALPAATASAVLELYPLHEREAIVSRMQRRHSPLLEDAQELLRPRA; encoded by the coding sequence ATGCTTGCGCTGGCGCAGTTGCTGACCCGATGGAACGCGCTGTCGAGGGTGGCGCGCTTCGCCGCGAGCGGTGTCGCGATCGCCGTGATCGCAGTCGCGATCGGCGGAGTATTCCTCGGGCACGCGTCGCGGGCGGCACTCTTCGCGCAGCCGCTCCATTCCGAGCAGCTCAGCGAAGTCGAAGAACGGTTGGCGGGATGGAATGTGGCGTTTACGCCGACGTCGGACAACGTGATTGTGGACGCGGCGCGCCGCAACGATCTTTTGCTGCGACTCTCGCTCGCGGGAGTGCCGCACCAGCACCTCTTCAGCACCGGCGAGGCTATGGCCGGCATCGGCGTGCTCACACCTCAGTCGGTTGTCGACGCGCAGACCCGTGCCGGATTGTCGGGCGACATCGAGGCCGGATTGCGCGGCATCGACGGCGTGGACGACGCGCGAGTCATCGTTGCGCCCGGCAAGCCGGCGGAGTTCGCAGACGAGGCTGCAGCAGACACCAGCGCGAGCGTGCGCCTGCGGCTGCGCACCGGGACGCAGCTGTCGCACGAAGCCGTAGCCGGCATTCGCGCGTTCGTGGCGGCGAGCGTGCCGCAATTGCTGCCTTCGCGCGTCACGATTCTCGACGACCGCGGCGTCGCGCTGGCCGACGACCCTCGTGCCGGCGATGCCGCCGCCGACCTGCAGCGCTCCCTCCAATCGGCACTCGACGGCGCATTCGGCGATGGCGCGTCGATCGTGCGCGTACGCGCCGAATACGACGGCACGCAATACTCCGAACACGACGTGCGTCGCGCGCCGGTGAGCGCGCAGGCGATCGCCGCGGTGCGCCGCAGCGAAAGCTACGACGCAAGCGGCAAACGCTATCGTCACGTCGAGCAAGGCGAGGATCGTGGAAGCGAGACGCGCGAGCTCGTCTCGCGCGTGGCGGCCGGCGCGATCAAGCGCGTCTCGACGGCCGTGTTCGTCGACGAAACGCGCGCGCTCGATCTGGCGAAAGTCCGCGAGCTCGCAGCAGCCGCGGTGGGCTACGACGCGCGCCGCGGCGACACGCTGGCGGTCGAAGCCGTGGACTTCCGCCGCGCTCTCGTTGCACGCAAAGACGCGTGGTGGCTGCTATACGGCACGATCGTGCCGCTCGCGCCGGCCGTCATCCTAACGCTCGGGCTCGTCGCCTGCACTCGGCTCGCGCTGCCACCGGTCGCCGCACTGATACAAGAGCTGGCCGAGCGCGCCATACTCGCGCGCGCGTCGAAGGACGCGGAAGGCTTTGCGCCCGGTCGCGTTCGCTCGATGCTCGAGCGCGAGCCGCCGCATGCGGCCGCGGCGATCATCAGCGCGTTGCCGGCGGCGACCGCGAGCGCCGTGCTCGAGCTGTATCCTCTTCACGAGCGCGAAGCGATCGTTAGTCGCATGCAGCGCCGGCACTCGCCGCTGCTCGAGGACGCTCAGGAGCTGCTGCGCCCGCGTGCGTGA
- the fliP gene encoding flagellar type III secretion system pore protein FliP (The bacterial flagellar biogenesis protein FliP forms a type III secretion system (T3SS)-type pore required for flagellar assembly.) has protein sequence MSLDAFVGAAGRHAAVPLQLLVSLTVLSLAPLLLVMCTSFVRIVVVLSLVRSAIGASALPPNAVLTGLALVLTLVVMAPTGQRIARDAVVPYSKGTISASRALARATGPLRSFMLRQARAADVALFERIARRRPEPERNAPLSVLVPAFVVGELRNAFAIGFALYLPFVAIDLAVAAMLMGLGMMMLSPPVVSLPVKLLLFVMVDGWALLCGGVAASFR, from the coding sequence ATGTCGCTGGACGCGTTCGTCGGAGCGGCAGGCCGGCATGCGGCCGTGCCACTCCAGCTCCTCGTCAGCCTCACGGTGCTTTCGCTTGCGCCGCTGCTCCTCGTTATGTGCACGTCGTTCGTGAGGATCGTCGTCGTGCTATCGCTCGTACGCTCGGCGATCGGCGCCTCGGCGCTCCCGCCCAACGCGGTGCTGACCGGCTTGGCGCTCGTATTGACCCTGGTCGTGATGGCGCCGACAGGGCAGCGTATCGCGCGCGATGCGGTCGTGCCATACTCGAAGGGGACGATCTCGGCTTCGCGCGCGCTCGCGCGCGCAACCGGCCCGCTGCGTTCCTTCATGCTGCGTCAGGCACGGGCCGCCGACGTGGCGCTCTTCGAGCGGATCGCGCGGCGCAGGCCGGAGCCCGAGCGGAACGCGCCACTGAGCGTCCTCGTCCCGGCCTTCGTCGTCGGCGAGTTGCGAAACGCGTTCGCGATCGGCTTCGCGCTGTATCTGCCCTTCGTCGCCATCGACCTGGCCGTAGCCGCGATGCTGATGGGACTCGGCATGATGATGCTCAGTCCGCCGGTAGTCTCGCTGCCCGTGAAGCTGCTCTTGTTCGTGATGGTCGACGGCTGGGCACTGCTCTGCGGAGGCGTTGCGGCGAGCTTTCGATAA
- a CDS encoding YXWGXW repeat-containing protein, producing MRIIRSLPAIIAAILITAIPLPSLAQFTVGVGFTIGSPPPPLPVYSMPPAPYPNYQWTPGYWAWGQAGYYWVPGVWVAPPAVGLLWTPGYWGYSGGNYGWNGGYWGASVGFYGGVNYGFGYPGTGFYGGTWSGGNFNYNTAVVNVNRTVIHNTYNRTVINNYNTNRVSYNGGHGGVTARPTTAQIDARRTGRVPTTAQVQTAKVAGQDRNLYANVNKGKPPVTASSKPLTDPKQLPKYAPVTTADKQAAQASMKGTSANKAPTTMNKAPTTTNKAPTTTNKMAPEHKAPTTANKAPTTTQKQPPAQPAHKQPPASNTMSSAHHKPANSMQAQPMHKQPPSGAMHSQGSMHQGGQRPPPGGGQAHPNGGGQRPPGGGQAHPNGGGGQGKNKPPRG from the coding sequence GTGCGAATTATAAGATCGCTTCCCGCAATCATCGCGGCAATACTCATCACCGCAATACCGCTGCCCTCGCTGGCACAGTTCACCGTCGGCGTAGGCTTCACGATCGGCTCGCCACCGCCGCCGCTGCCGGTCTATTCCATGCCTCCGGCGCCCTACCCGAACTATCAGTGGACCCCCGGATACTGGGCCTGGGGACAAGCCGGTTATTACTGGGTGCCTGGAGTCTGGGTGGCTCCGCCCGCCGTGGGGCTCCTGTGGACCCCGGGCTACTGGGGCTACTCGGGCGGCAACTATGGCTGGAACGGCGGCTACTGGGGCGCGTCGGTGGGCTTCTACGGCGGCGTTAACTACGGCTTCGGCTACCCCGGCACCGGCTTCTACGGCGGAACGTGGTCCGGAGGCAACTTCAACTACAACACGGCCGTAGTCAACGTAAACCGAACGGTCATCCATAACACGTACAACAGGACCGTCATCAACAACTACAACACCAATCGCGTGAGCTATAATGGCGGCCACGGCGGCGTCACCGCCCGGCCGACGACGGCGCAGATCGACGCGCGGCGCACCGGCCGCGTTCCGACGACCGCTCAAGTGCAAACGGCGAAAGTAGCGGGTCAGGACCGCAACCTCTACGCCAACGTCAACAAGGGCAAACCGCCCGTGACCGCGTCGTCGAAACCGCTCACCGATCCGAAGCAGCTCCCGAAGTATGCGCCGGTAACAACTGCCGACAAACAGGCCGCGCAGGCGAGCATGAAGGGAACTTCGGCTAACAAGGCGCCGACGACCATGAATAAGGCTCCGACGACTACCAACAAGGCTCCGACGACCACGAACAAGATGGCGCCCGAACACAAGGCGCCGACTACCGCCAACAAGGCGCCGACGACCACCCAAAAGCAGCCTCCGGCGCAACCGGCGCACAAGCAGCCGCCGGCGAGCAACACGATGAGCTCGGCGCATCACAAGCCCGCGAACTCGATGCAGGCGCAGCCGATGCATAAGCAGCCTCCCAGCGGTGCGATGCACAGCCAAGGCAGCATGCATCAGGGAGGCCAGCGTCCGCCGCCGGGTGGCGGCCAAGCGCATCCTAACGGCGGCGGCCAACGTCCGCCGGGCGGAGGCCAAGCGCATCCGAACGGTGGCGGCGGCCAAGGTAAGAACAAACCGCCGCGCGGTTAA
- a CDS encoding lytic transglycosylase domain-containing protein — MEIADELAAVRRRIDAIAAGPGASGREFTTTLDRAFETRDKWPATDVSHVSIDHMIGASAAEFRVDPRLVEAVVQSESAFDPGATSGAGARGLMQLMPQTAASLGVIDAYDPAQNVRGGTRYLRGLLDHFHDVELAIAAYNAGPAAVERYGGVPPYAETRNYVRVVLNRYRRLRSRGN, encoded by the coding sequence ATGGAGATCGCTGACGAGCTGGCGGCGGTTCGGCGACGGATCGACGCGATCGCGGCCGGGCCCGGCGCATCCGGCCGCGAGTTTACGACGACGCTCGATCGGGCATTCGAGACGCGCGACAAATGGCCGGCGACCGACGTTTCGCACGTGTCGATCGACCACATGATCGGCGCGAGCGCCGCCGAGTTTCGCGTCGATCCCAGGCTCGTCGAGGCCGTCGTCCAAAGCGAATCGGCGTTCGACCCCGGCGCAACCTCCGGCGCCGGCGCGCGCGGCCTGATGCAGCTGATGCCGCAGACCGCCGCGAGCCTCGGAGTGATCGACGCGTACGATCCGGCACAGAACGTTCGAGGCGGCACACGCTACTTGCGCGGCTTGCTCGATCACTTTCACGACGTCGAGCTCGCGATCGCCGCGTACAACGCCGGGCCTGCGGCCGTGGAACGATACGGTGGAGTTCCGCCATATGCAGAAACCCGAAACTACGTGCGCGTCGTCTTGAATCGTTATCGCAGGCTGCGGTCGCGCGGCAACTAA
- the truA gene encoding tRNA pseudouridine(38-40) synthase TruA encodes MPIDLRLAVEYDGTEFCGFQWQPALRTVAGTLEGALAKLFEEPIKITGAGRTDAGVHASGQVVSFSASRPFEPERLAVALNALLPRDCSVRDATEVESDFSARFSALERTYVYAILNRRDRSALLARYAYHVARPLDLAAMRAAGACLVGEHDFRPLIAGAAGPAVRRIVRLRIEPRGALLRIEVAANGFLRHMVRAAVGALLECGSGRRRPEQLAEGLRQPDRPIAAATAPAHGLFLAGVRYAGYDSFAELPPFGPSAAGGALTGLTPFP; translated from the coding sequence ATCCCGATCGACCTGCGTCTCGCCGTCGAATACGACGGCACGGAGTTCTGCGGGTTTCAGTGGCAGCCGGCCCTGCGCACCGTCGCCGGCACGCTGGAGGGCGCACTCGCGAAACTCTTCGAGGAGCCGATCAAGATCACGGGCGCCGGCAGAACCGATGCGGGCGTGCACGCGAGCGGACAGGTCGTCTCGTTCTCGGCGAGCCGGCCGTTTGAGCCGGAACGCCTGGCAGTCGCGCTCAACGCCCTGCTGCCGCGGGACTGCAGCGTCCGCGACGCCACGGAGGTGGAGAGCGATTTTTCGGCGCGCTTCTCGGCGCTCGAGCGGACGTACGTCTATGCCATCCTGAACCGGCGCGACCGCAGCGCGCTGCTGGCGCGCTACGCCTATCACGTAGCGCGTCCCCTCGACCTCGCGGCCATGCGAGCGGCCGGCGCATGCCTGGTCGGCGAGCACGACTTTCGGCCCCTGATCGCCGGAGCGGCGGGACCCGCCGTGCGCCGCATCGTGCGCCTGCGGATCGAGCCGCGCGGGGCCTTGCTGCGCATCGAGGTGGCCGCCAACGGCTTCCTGCGCCACATGGTGAGGGCGGCGGTCGGAGCGCTGCTCGAGTGTGGAAGCGGCCGCCGCAGGCCGGAGCAGCTGGCCGAGGGTTTGCGGCAGCCCGACCGGCCGATCGCCGCCGCGACCGCGCCCGCCCACGGCCTCTTTCTCGCCGGCGTCCGCTACGCCGGGTACGATTCCTTCGCCGAGCTCCCGCCCTTCGGGCCGTCCGCAGCGGGCGGCGCCTTGACGGGGCTTACGCCTTTCCCGTAG
- a CDS encoding flagellar biosynthetic protein FliQ: protein MDALDGLMHDALMTTAAIALPMLVVAALVGTAIAVVQAATQVQEQTLTLLPKVMAVGLTVALFGAPAMRLLAGLFDHALAAIPALDAGR, encoded by the coding sequence GTGGATGCGCTCGACGGGCTGATGCACGACGCTCTCATGACGACGGCGGCAATCGCGTTGCCGATGCTGGTCGTGGCAGCGCTCGTCGGGACGGCGATCGCCGTCGTGCAGGCGGCCACGCAGGTGCAGGAGCAGACGCTGACGCTCTTGCCGAAAGTCATGGCCGTCGGCTTGACCGTCGCGCTGTTCGGCGCTCCGGCGATGCGCCTGCTCGCCGGGCTCTTCGATCACGCGCTCGCCGCCATTCCCGCCCTCGACGCCGGCCGCTGA
- the metF gene encoding methylenetetrahydrofolate reductase [NAD(P)H], with the protein MRIGEALATQRPFFSFEFFPPKDDAGSRRLFDTIAALQPLRPSFVSITYGAGGSTRARTVALAKQIQQEIGLTVVAHVTCIGANRSELRSLFDDLARAGIQNVLALRGDPPAGATFEPSPGGFAHASDLIAMLKRNYDFCIGAACYPEKHPEAPTFEDDLVNLKIKADAGADFLVSQLFFDNAHFFEFERRARAAGIELPMLPGLMPITNFGQIQRFVAMCGASIPPKLSVEMEARKGDDKAVEDLGVAYASMQALELLLGGAAGIHFYTLNRSPATRAIVSSLLAASAWRPAFSTTTR; encoded by the coding sequence ATGCGCATAGGCGAGGCACTTGCGACGCAGCGACCATTTTTCTCCTTCGAGTTCTTTCCACCGAAAGACGACGCCGGATCGCGCCGCCTCTTCGACACGATCGCGGCGCTTCAGCCGCTGCGTCCGTCCTTCGTTTCGATCACGTACGGCGCCGGCGGGTCGACCCGCGCTCGCACGGTGGCCCTCGCGAAACAGATTCAGCAGGAGATCGGCCTGACCGTCGTCGCGCACGTGACGTGCATCGGCGCGAACCGGTCAGAGCTCCGCTCCCTCTTCGACGACCTGGCGCGAGCGGGGATCCAAAACGTGCTCGCACTGCGCGGCGATCCGCCGGCGGGCGCGACCTTCGAGCCGTCGCCGGGCGGCTTCGCGCACGCGAGCGACCTTATCGCGATGCTCAAGCGAAACTACGACTTCTGCATCGGCGCTGCGTGCTATCCGGAGAAGCATCCGGAGGCCCCGACGTTCGAGGACGACCTCGTCAACCTGAAGATCAAGGCCGATGCGGGCGCCGACTTCTTGGTCTCGCAGTTGTTCTTCGACAACGCCCATTTCTTCGAGTTCGAGCGCCGCGCGCGCGCTGCCGGAATCGAACTCCCGATGCTTCCGGGACTGATGCCGATCACGAACTTCGGGCAGATTCAGCGTTTCGTTGCTATGTGCGGCGCGAGCATTCCGCCAAAACTTAGCGTGGAGATGGAAGCGCGCAAGGGTGACGACAAGGCCGTAGAAGACCTCGGCGTCGCCTACGCGTCGATGCAGGCGCTGGAGCTGCTGCTCGGCGGTGCAGCCGGCATCCATTTCTACACGCTGAATCGCTCGCCGGCGACGCGGGCGATCGTGTCGTCGCTGCTTGCCGCCAGCGCGTGGCGACCGGCGTTCTCCACAACAACGCGGTAA
- the fliN gene encoding flagellar motor switch protein FliN, with the protein MGVLMHVPLRLTVELGSATMSVAEILKLGTGSIVELDRAANHPVNLLANDRPIARGEIVAIEENFGLRITELFAL; encoded by the coding sequence ATGGGCGTACTCATGCACGTCCCATTGCGTCTCACGGTCGAGCTCGGGAGCGCAACCATGTCGGTCGCCGAGATCCTCAAGCTTGGTACCGGGTCGATCGTCGAGCTCGATCGCGCTGCGAATCATCCCGTCAACCTACTCGCGAACGATAGGCCCATCGCGCGCGGCGAGATCGTCGCGATCGAAGAGAACTTCGGGCTGCGCATCACGGAGTTATTCGCGCTCTGA
- a CDS encoding EscN/YscN/HrcN family type III secretion system ATPase, which translates to MTTVPHALDLGTCALGRAIDAFGTPLDGGPTLRGARVALEPRAPLPNERAPVAVSLWTGIRVVDGLLTIGRGARVGIFGAPGSGKSVFVETIVNGCAADAVVVALVGERGREAQRWIALRGERNTIVCATSDRAANERVAACRVAVAHARALRSRGLDVVLVVDSLARVAAALREIRVAAGESTGRGGFPPSVFAELARLVEVAGQLHVGSITLFATVLADGDDRDPVSEAARSLLDGHIALSTRLAQSGRFPAVDVLHSTSRTMEDVADERHLRAARRLRQAIALLDRVDDARTLGIEPVDRAGRVAVAAESRIEGFLRQAGGSSASEATLSRLFELAALLEEVDGDR; encoded by the coding sequence GTGACGACCGTACCGCACGCGCTGGACCTGGGAACCTGTGCGCTCGGGCGCGCGATCGACGCATTCGGTACGCCGCTCGACGGCGGCCCCACGTTACGCGGCGCGCGCGTTGCCCTGGAGCCGCGCGCGCCACTTCCCAACGAGCGCGCGCCGGTCGCCGTGTCGTTGTGGACCGGCATTCGCGTCGTGGACGGATTGCTGACGATCGGGCGGGGCGCGCGCGTCGGAATCTTCGGCGCTCCGGGGAGCGGGAAGAGCGTCTTCGTCGAGACCATCGTGAACGGCTGTGCCGCGGACGCCGTGGTCGTCGCACTCGTTGGCGAGCGCGGCCGCGAGGCCCAGCGCTGGATCGCACTGCGCGGCGAGCGTAACACGATCGTCTGCGCCACGAGCGACCGCGCGGCGAACGAACGCGTCGCGGCGTGCCGGGTCGCGGTCGCGCACGCTCGCGCCTTGCGGAGTAGAGGTCTCGACGTCGTCTTGGTCGTCGACAGCCTCGCGCGCGTTGCTGCGGCGCTGCGCGAGATCCGGGTCGCCGCAGGCGAGAGCACCGGGCGCGGTGGTTTTCCACCCAGCGTCTTCGCGGAGCTGGCGCGATTGGTCGAAGTTGCGGGGCAACTGCACGTTGGCTCCATCACACTCTTCGCCACCGTGCTCGCCGACGGCGACGACCGCGATCCCGTAAGCGAAGCGGCGCGCTCGCTGCTGGATGGACACATCGCGCTTTCGACGCGCCTCGCCCAGTCCGGCAGGTTCCCCGCAGTCGACGTGCTGCACAGCACCAGCCGCACCATGGAAGACGTGGCCGACGAGAGGCATCTGCGCGCCGCGCGGCGTCTTCGGCAGGCGATCGCGTTGCTCGATCGCGTTGACGACGCGCGAACGCTCGGCATCGAACCGGTCGACCGCGCGGGACGCGTCGCCGTAGCGGCCGAGTCTCGAATCGAGGGCTTCTTGCGTCAAGCAGGCGGGAGCAGCGCTTCGGAAGCGACGCTATCGCGACTCTTCGAGCTCGCGGCGCTCCTGGAGGAAGTCGATGGAGATCGCTGA
- a CDS encoding DUF3810 family protein — protein MAIALGALALLFQPSPGWIERAYVNGAYPGWEHFAFALTHPLPWSLGDAAALLGVAAIVALAVQFFRAPSRSRAADFGALLLSCAAVVGIYAVWFELSWGWNYARAPLEARVQFYPERVTPAAAAILRARAMAQMNALAAAAHARSAQPLDVEALRATWQPAVQRAGDDWSPRVGPPKPTLADPFMVATGTSGFVNPLTLNVATASDLLWFERPFDLAHEWSHDAAYAREDEANYLAVVTCLRSPDPAVQYSGWFELFLYLPQKRHYAHREFVPLIWQDFAALRRRNARHINALLAHWSWRTYNAYLKTNRIAAGVANYDEVTRLMLGVPLDAQGLPIAR, from the coding sequence ATCGCGATCGCGCTCGGCGCGCTCGCACTGCTGTTTCAACCATCACCCGGCTGGATCGAGCGCGCGTACGTCAACGGCGCCTATCCGGGGTGGGAGCATTTCGCATTCGCCCTCACGCATCCGCTGCCGTGGTCGCTCGGCGACGCGGCCGCGTTGCTCGGCGTCGCCGCGATCGTCGCGCTGGCCGTGCAGTTCTTTCGCGCGCCTTCGCGATCGCGCGCGGCCGATTTCGGCGCGCTGCTCCTGAGCTGCGCCGCCGTCGTCGGGATCTACGCGGTGTGGTTCGAGCTGAGCTGGGGATGGAACTACGCGCGCGCGCCGCTCGAGGCGCGCGTGCAGTTTTATCCGGAGCGCGTAACGCCGGCCGCCGCTGCGATCTTACGCGCGCGCGCGATGGCGCAGATGAACGCGCTCGCCGCGGCGGCGCACGCGCGCTCCGCGCAGCCGCTCGATGTCGAGGCGTTGCGCGCGACGTGGCAGCCTGCAGTGCAGCGCGCGGGCGACGATTGGTCCCCGCGCGTCGGGCCGCCGAAGCCGACCCTGGCCGACCCGTTCATGGTCGCGACCGGGACGAGCGGCTTCGTCAACCCGCTCACCCTCAACGTCGCGACGGCCTCGGACTTGCTCTGGTTCGAGCGGCCCTTCGATCTGGCGCACGAGTGGAGTCACGACGCCGCCTACGCGCGCGAGGACGAGGCCAACTACTTGGCAGTTGTGACCTGCCTGCGTTCGCCCGATCCGGCGGTGCAGTACTCCGGATGGTTCGAGCTCTTTTTGTATCTTCCGCAGAAGCGGCACTACGCGCATCGCGAGTTCGTGCCGCTGATTTGGCAAGACTTCGCGGCCCTGCGTCGGCGCAACGCGCGGCACATCAACGCGCTGCTCGCGCATTGGTCGTGGCGAACGTATAACGCCTATCTCAAGACCAACCGCATCGCGGCCGGCGTCGCGAACTACGACGAGGTGACGCGCCTGATGCTCGGCGTGCCGCTCGACGCCCAGGGCTTGCCGATCGCGCGCTAA